From the Polaribacter tangerinus genome, the window AAAGCTTGATTTTTATGAACTCCGGCATCACCAAAACGTCTACCTTTAAATCCGCAATTTTCTACAAGCCAACCAGCAGGAACTTTTACTAATGTTTCGGAAACTGGGTAGCTTGGTATTGAACTATATACCTTTTTAAGAGCGTTATAATGTGATAATTTTATAACTGGGTTTTTAAAAAAACTACCACTATTTCCTATTTCGTTTGGGTCGGGTAATTTCGATTTTCTAATGGCAATTACAGCATTAGAAATATCTTTTATTGTAGGAGATGTAATTTTTTGTGTTGCTAATTCTGTTTCAATAGCACCATATGAACTATTAATTTTATGCTTATTTTTTGTGAGTTTAAAACTAACAGAAGTAATTATAAAAAGATTTTTATGGGTGTTTTTAAAAATAGAATCTCTGTAACCAAATTTACATTCTTCACCAGAAAATGTAACTAATTTACCTGTTTCAATTTCTAAAGCTTCTACTTTTGTTATGGTGTCTTTTACTTCAACACCATAAGCTCCTATATTTTGTATTGGGCAAGTTCCAACATTACCGGGAATTAAAGATAAGTTCTCTAAACCTCCATAATTTTCGCCAACACACCATAAAACAAAATCATGCCAATTTTCTCCTGCATTCACAGTTAAAAAAACACTGTTGTTACTTTCTTTATCAATAGAAATCCCTTTAATGTCTATAAGTATTACTAACTGTTCTAAGTTTTTAGTTAGCAACATATTACTACCTCCAGAAATCAAAAAAAAGTCTTTTTCTGTTTTTAACAATTGTTGTAGTTCGTAAACAGAAGTAACTTTTACAAAACGTTTGGCATTTACAGAAATACCAAACGTATTGTATTTTTTAAGAGATATATTTTTTTGAATATTCAATTAATTTGGGTATTTTTTTAAAGCTTCTTCTAGAATTTTTACTGAATTTAATAAGTCTTGTTTATTCAAAACATACGCAATTCTAACTTGATTTTTTCCTTCACCTGCGGTAGAGTAGAAGCCACTGGCAGGAGCTACCATAACGGTTTCGTTTTGATAATTAAAACTTTCTAATAACCATTGTGCAAAATGGTCTGAGTCTTTAACAGGCAATTGAGCAACACAATAAAAGGCTCCTTTTGGTTTCGCTACTTTTACACCATTTATTTTTTCTAATGCGCTAATTAATGTATTTCTTCTTTCAACATACTCCTCTATTACGTTATCAAAATATGATTGCGGAGTGTCTAAAGCCGCTTCACTAGCTAGTAATGCATATGTTGGCGGACTTAATCTTGCTTGTGCAAATTTTATAGCTGTTTTTATAAAAGCTTCATTTTTAGAAACAATACAACCAATTCTTGCGCCACACATGCTGTAACGTTTAGAAACAGAATCTATAACAATTGCATTATTTTCTAACCCTTTAATAGACATTACAGAAGTATGTTTTAATCCGTCATAAGCAAATTCTCGATATACTTCATCTGCAATTAGAAATAAGTCGTGTTTTAAAACCAATGCTTTTAATTTATCCATTTCTTCTTCAGAATATAAATATCCAGTAGGGTTTCCAGGATTGCAAATTAAAATAGCTTTGGTATTTTTTGTAATTAATTTTTCGAATTCTTCAATTTTAGGCAATGCAAAATTATTTTCTATTTTAGAAATAACGGGCACAACATTTACTCCCGAAGCTGTAGAAAAACCATTATAGTTTGCATAAAAAGGTTCTGGAATTATAATTTCATCTCCCGGGTCTGTAATACTTCCAATGGTAAATAAAAGTGCTTCAGAACCTCCCGTAGTGGCAATAATGTTATTAGCGTTTACAGGAATATTGTTTTTTACATAATAATTTGCAAGCTTTTCTCTATATGTTTCCGATCCTTCAGATCTGGCATAAGAAAGCGTTTCGATAGTGTTGTTTTTAACAGCATCTAAGGCAATCTGAGGAGTTTTAATATCTGGTTGACCAATATTTAAATGGTACACTTTTACTCCTCTTTTTTTTGCATCTTCTGCGTAGGGCACCAATTTTCTGATTGGTGATTCTGGCATAGCGACTCCTTTTTTTGATATTGCTGGCATATTTTTTAAATCTTAATTTATTCAACGCAAATTTGCGAAATTATTTTCACATCTTTAAATTTAATATGGTTTGTTTGGCTGTAATTATCGCTTTTTTAATGTTTCTGAATAATCTCTTACTACACGTATTATTAAAGTTTTATAATACTGAACTTCGTTTCATATTTGTTTTTAAAAAAATACGAACTAATTTTCTACTAAAAATAGATAATTGTATTTTTGTCGACTATATTTAAAAAATAAATCCAAAGTATGACAATTCCATCTAAATATGATGCAAGCAAAGTAGAGGATAAGTGGTATAATTACTGGATGAAAAATAATTATTTTCATTCAACACCAGATGACAGAGAGCCTTATACAATTGTAATTCCACCACCAAATGTTACAGGAGTTTTGCATATGGGGCACATGCTAAATAACACCATTCAAGATGTACTTATTCGTCGTGCTCGTTTGTTGGGTAAAAACGCCTGTTGGGTTCCTGGTACCGATCATGCATCTATTGCTACAGAAGCAAAAGTTGTAGCAAAATTAAAAGAACAAGGCATTAAAAAGTCCGATTTAACTCGAGAAGAGTTTTTACAACATGCGTTTGATTGGAAAGAAGAATATGGAGGCATTATTTTAGATCAACTAAAAAAATTAGGAGCCTCTTGCGATTGGGAAAGAACGGCATTTACAATGGATCCAGAAATGTCTGAATCGGTAATTAAAGTTTTTGTAGACTTGTATAACAAAGGCCATATTTACAGAGGATATAGAATGGTTAATTGGGATCCTGAGGCAAAAACCACCCTTTCTGATGAAGAAGTAATTCACGAAGAACGCCAAGGAAATTTATATTATATAAATTATAAAATTGCCAATTCTAAAGAGGTGTTAACCATTGCAACAACAAGGCCAGAGACTATTTTTGGAGATACTGCAATTTGTATTAACCCTACGGATGAACGTTTTAGTCATTTAAAAGGACAAAAAGCAATAGTTCCTTTGTGTAACAGAGTTATTCCAATTATTGAAGATGAGTATGTAGATGTTGAGTTCGGAACAGGTTGCTTAAAAGTTACGCCAGCGCATGATGAAAATGATAAAAATCTAGGCGATAAACATCAGCTTGAAATTATTGATATTTTTAATGACGACGCTACTTTAAATTCTTTTGGTTTACATTATGAAGGAAAAGATAGATTTAAGGTTCGTAAAGAAATAGCAAAAGAGCTTGATGATAAAGGCTATTTAATAAAAACAGAAGTACATCTTAACAAAGTAGGAACTTCAGAAAGAACCAAAGCAGTAATTGAACCAAGATTATCAGATCAGTGGTTTTTAAAAATGGGTGAATTAGCAAAACCTGCAATAGAAGCTGTTCTAGGAGAAAATGCGGATGTAAATTTATATCCTAAAAAGTTTGAAAACACCTACCGTCACTGGATGGAAAATGTTCGTGATTGGAATATATCTCGCCAGCTTTGGTGGGGACAACAAATTCCGGCTTTTTATTACGGAGATGGGAAAGAAGATTTTGTAGTTGCCGAAAACATAGATATAGCACTCGAGTTAGCAAAAGAGAAAACAAATAATAACCAATTAACTACAGAAAATTTAACTCAAGATGAAGATGCTTTAGATACTTGGTTCTCCTCTTGGTTGTGGCCAATGTCTGTTTTTGACGGTATTAGAAACCCAGATAATGAAGAGATTACCTATTATTATCCGACAAATGATTTAGTAACAGGACCAGATATTTTATTCTTTTGGGTTGCTAGAATGATTGTTGCAGGATATGAATATAAAGATCAAAAACCTTTTAATAATGTCTACTTAACTGGTTTAGTTAGAGATAAACAACGACGAAAAATGTCTAAGTCTCTTGGGAATTCTCCCGATGCATTAAAATTGATTGAAGATTATGGTGCAGATGGAGTGCGAGTTGGCTTATTATTGAGTTCTGCAGCAGGAAACGATTTAATGTTTGATGAAGATTTATGTCAGCAAGGTAAAGGTTTTGCAAACAAAATTTGGAATGCTTTTCGTCTAATTAAAGGGTGGGAAATAGATACTAATTTGCCACAACCACAAACAGCAAAACTTGGTTTAGAATGGTATGAATCTAAGTTTCAGAAAGCATTAGCAGAAATAGAAGATCATTTTTCGAAGTACCGACTTTCAGATGCTTTAATGGTAATTTATAAGTTGATAAATGATGATTTTTCATCTTGGTTATTAGAAATTGTAAAACCTGCATACCAAAAGCCTATTGATAAAGTTACTTTCGACGCAGTTATTAATGTTTTAGAAAACAACTTAAAAGTTCTGCATCCTTTCATGCCTTTTATTACCGAAGAAATTTGGCAATACATATCAGACAGAAAAGCTTCAGAGGCCTTAATTATTGCAGAATATCCTACAATAACATCCTATAATTTGCAATTATTAAAAGATTTTGATTTTTCTACAGAAGTTATTTCAGGAATAAGAACTATTCGAAAAGATAAGAATATAGCATTTAAAGATGCTGTTGAATTGTTTGTAATTGATAATGATGATAATTCCGATATTTTTTATGACATTATAAAAAAATTAACAAACACCTCTAGCATTCAAAAAGTGTCTGAAAAAGTAGAAGGAGCTTCCTTTAGAGTAATGTCTAATGAATATTTTGTACCAATTTCTATAGAGAATATAGATGTGGAGGCAGAAGTTAAAAAGTTAGAAGCTGAGCTAAAAAGGGCACAAGGTTTTTTAGTAGGAATTTCTAAAAAATTATCTAATGAACGTTTTGTGGCTAATGCACCAGAACAAGTGTTAGCATTAGAAAGAAAAAAAGAAGCCGATACTTTAGCAAAAATTGCTACTATAAAAAGTAGTTTATCTTCTTTGCGGTAAAGTTAATTGCAATTAAAATATTTTTTAACATAAAAAACCTCATAATTTAAATTATGAGGTTTTTATGTATTTAAATAATATGATGTTTTATTTTACATCCATTAACTCAACATCAAAAATAAGTGTAGCATTTGGCGGTATAACACCACCAGCTCCTGCTGCACCATATGCTAAGTTTGCTGGTATTACAAAACGCGCTTTGTCTCCAACATTTAATAGTTGTATTCCTTCATCCCAACCTGCAATAACCTGACCAACACCAACATTAAAGTCGATTGGTTGTTTTCTTTTATAAGAAGAGTCAAAAACGGTACCATCTAACAACTGACCTTTGTAATGAACAGAAACACCAGCTCCTTTTGTTGCTTTTTTTCCGTTACCTTTTTGTAAAACTTGGTATCGTAAACCGCTTTCGGTTTCATCGTAGCCAGCTGCAACTTTATCTAACAATTCTTTTTGCTTGGCTTTTTCTTCTGCTATTCTTTTTTCTCTAGCGCCTTCAAAAGTTCTAAAAGCTTCAACAGCATTAAACTGTTCGGCCTCTTCACCAACTCTTACAATTTCTAAAGAAGTTAACTCGTCTCCTTGAGCAATTGTATCTACAACTTCTTGCCCTTCAACAACATTTCCGAAAACTGTATGTTTACCATCTAGCCAAGGTGTTGGAACATGAGTAATGTAAAATTGAGAACCATTTGTTGCTGGTCCGGAGTTAGCCATAGCTAGCTTTCCTGGAGCATCGTGTTTTAAATCAGGATGAAATTCGTCGTCGAATTTATACCCAGGATTTCCTGTTCCTGTTCCTAAAGGACATCCACCCTGAATCATAAAGTCTGGTATTACTCTATGAAATTTTAATCCGTTGTAATAAGGAGTTCCTTGTTCTTTTATAGCATTTTCTAAATTACCTTCTGCCAATGCAACAAAATTACCTACAGTTCCTGGAGCTTTTTCATTTTCTAATTGTACTAAAATTTCACCTTTAGATGTGGTAAATTTTGCATAGATTCCGTTATTCATATTCTTTATTATTTAATTAATTTTTATTTTTTGATATTTATTATAGAAAAATTATAACTAACACCAATATTTATATTTGTTGAGTTTACGTTACCAAAAGGAGACCACATTTGACCTCCAGAAACGAATGCCGAAAAATCTTCTG encodes:
- a CDS encoding peptidylprolyl isomerase, which codes for MNNGIYAKFTTSKGEILVQLENEKAPGTVGNFVALAEGNLENAIKEQGTPYYNGLKFHRVIPDFMIQGGCPLGTGTGNPGYKFDDEFHPDLKHDAPGKLAMANSGPATNGSQFYITHVPTPWLDGKHTVFGNVVEGQEVVDTIAQGDELTSLEIVRVGEEAEQFNAVEAFRTFEGAREKRIAEEKAKQKELLDKVAAGYDETESGLRYQVLQKGNGKKATKGAGVSVHYKGQLLDGTVFDSSYKRKQPIDFNVGVGQVIAGWDEGIQLLNVGDKARFVIPANLAYGAAGAGGVIPPNATLIFDVELMDVK
- a CDS encoding valine--tRNA ligase, encoding MTIPSKYDASKVEDKWYNYWMKNNYFHSTPDDREPYTIVIPPPNVTGVLHMGHMLNNTIQDVLIRRARLLGKNACWVPGTDHASIATEAKVVAKLKEQGIKKSDLTREEFLQHAFDWKEEYGGIILDQLKKLGASCDWERTAFTMDPEMSESVIKVFVDLYNKGHIYRGYRMVNWDPEAKTTLSDEEVIHEERQGNLYYINYKIANSKEVLTIATTRPETIFGDTAICINPTDERFSHLKGQKAIVPLCNRVIPIIEDEYVDVEFGTGCLKVTPAHDENDKNLGDKHQLEIIDIFNDDATLNSFGLHYEGKDRFKVRKEIAKELDDKGYLIKTEVHLNKVGTSERTKAVIEPRLSDQWFLKMGELAKPAIEAVLGENADVNLYPKKFENTYRHWMENVRDWNISRQLWWGQQIPAFYYGDGKEDFVVAENIDIALELAKEKTNNNQLTTENLTQDEDALDTWFSSWLWPMSVFDGIRNPDNEEITYYYPTNDLVTGPDILFFWVARMIVAGYEYKDQKPFNNVYLTGLVRDKQRRKMSKSLGNSPDALKLIEDYGADGVRVGLLLSSAAGNDLMFDEDLCQQGKGFANKIWNAFRLIKGWEIDTNLPQPQTAKLGLEWYESKFQKALAEIEDHFSKYRLSDALMVIYKLINDDFSSWLLEIVKPAYQKPIDKVTFDAVINVLENNLKVLHPFMPFITEEIWQYISDRKASEALIIAEYPTITSYNLQLLKDFDFSTEVISGIRTIRKDKNIAFKDAVELFVIDNDDNSDIFYDIIKKLTNTSSIQKVSEKVEGASFRVMSNEYFVPISIENIDVEAEVKKLEAELKRAQGFLVGISKKLSNERFVANAPEQVLALERKKEADTLAKIATIKSSLSSLR
- the murB gene encoding UDP-N-acetylmuramate dehydrogenase, translated to MNIQKNISLKKYNTFGISVNAKRFVKVTSVYELQQLLKTEKDFFLISGGSNMLLTKNLEQLVILIDIKGISIDKESNNSVFLTVNAGENWHDFVLWCVGENYGGLENLSLIPGNVGTCPIQNIGAYGVEVKDTITKVEALEIETGKLVTFSGEECKFGYRDSIFKNTHKNLFIITSVSFKLTKNKHKINSSYGAIETELATQKITSPTIKDISNAVIAIRKSKLPDPNEIGNSGSFFKNPVIKLSHYNALKKVYSSIPSYPVSETLVKVPAGWLVENCGFKGRRFGDAGVHKNQALVLVNYGNATGIEIYNLAKKIQKSVIEKFDISLEIEVNIIQ
- a CDS encoding pyridoxal phosphate-dependent aminotransferase, with amino-acid sequence MPAISKKGVAMPESPIRKLVPYAEDAKKRGVKVYHLNIGQPDIKTPQIALDAVKNNTIETLSYARSEGSETYREKLANYYVKNNIPVNANNIIATTGGSEALLFTIGSITDPGDEIIIPEPFYANYNGFSTASGVNVVPVISKIENNFALPKIEEFEKLITKNTKAILICNPGNPTGYLYSEEEMDKLKALVLKHDLFLIADEVYREFAYDGLKHTSVMSIKGLENNAIVIDSVSKRYSMCGARIGCIVSKNEAFIKTAIKFAQARLSPPTYALLASEAALDTPQSYFDNVIEEYVERRNTLISALEKINGVKVAKPKGAFYCVAQLPVKDSDHFAQWLLESFNYQNETVMVAPASGFYSTAGEGKNQVRIAYVLNKQDLLNSVKILEEALKKYPN